The Gemmatimonas aurantiaca T-27 DNA segment ATCGCGGGAGCGGTCACGTTCGCTGCACTCAACCTCGCCGCCGACGACTATCCGTCCATGGCCGGCAATGCGTGGGGGATGGATGTCATCCTCTGCCGCAATGTGCTCATCTACTTCGATCAGGAGCAGGCGCAGCGCGCAATCGCACGTTTGCTCGATGCACTCGCCGACGATGGCTATCTCGTGCTCGGTGTGGCCGATCCGTTGCCATCACCATCGTTGCCATGCGAACCAGAGATCACGCCGGCCGGTGTGGTGCTGCGTCGCATAGCGCGTGGGACGGTGTGGTCCACCTCGCGGTTGGCGTCTGCGCAGACGCCGGTTTCGCATTCCACGCTGAACGTCACAGAGGCACCACGGATAGCCACCCGATCCGCCTCCACATCATCGGACACCGCGCGGCATGCACTGCCGTCGGCGATATCCGCGCTGCCACCGACACGTGATCATGTTGACACAGAAGCGGAACGGGTGGCCCAGCTTGAGGTGATGTACGACACGGCCGATTACGTCAACGCCGGTCATCGTGCGCGACAGTTGCTGCAACAGGGACCGCACGAGCGTGCGGCCGTGCTACTGGTGCGATCACTCGCCAATCAGGGACGGCTGGATGACGCCGCGCGATCGTGTGACGCCGAGCTGGTGCGGCATCCGGCGTGTGCCGAGCTGTATGTATTGCAGGCCATGCTGCGTTTGGAAGCGCGTCATCCACAGGACGCGGTGCGCGCCGCACGTGCCGCACTCTATCTCGACCGCACGCTGATCGTGGCCCATTTGCTGCTCGGACGAGCGTTGCTTGGTCTGCGGGAGTCTGAACGAGCCCGTCACGCGTTTCGTCACGCGGGTCGGCTCCTGGCAAGTCATCCCACCGATACACCGGTTGCAGCGGCGGATGGAGAGCCCGTCGAGACACTGATGCGGGTGGTGCGTGAGCATTTGTCACTGCTGAATGAGGCCGCGTGATGCCAACAACGCCGTCTGAGTTGGCCATCCTCCGCGCCCGTGCCGCGCACCTCGCCCAGCGTATCGAACCAGAGGTAGTCGCCAGTACGGACGTGCTGGTGTTCATGCTGGCCGGTGAACGTTATGCGGTGCCGGCGGCGACGCTGCGCGAAGTAGTCATGCTTACACAGCGCGTGCCGTTGCCGGGCGCCACCGTACCGGTGGTGGGAC contains these protein-coding regions:
- a CDS encoding CheR family methyltransferase; its protein translation is MKTADVRSNVVAMEAIARLLRERTGLTFSDARWSLLEQGVLHVMTTIREANVERLLERLPSDSALLDALVARITIGETYFARDAGQLDVIRTELLPRLRALRPPGHRLRLWSAGCATGEEAFTLAMMTSEMGIIPSPYLLGTDISRPALDRAMKARFSEWALRALSPEQIARHFRKVGADWVLAPAIAGAVTFAALNLAADDYPSMAGNAWGMDVILCRNVLIYFDQEQAQRAIARLLDALADDGYLVLGVADPLPSPSLPCEPEITPAGVVLRRIARGTVWSTSRLASAQTPVSHSTLNVTEAPRIATRSASTSSDTARHALPSAISALPPTRDHVDTEAERVAQLEVMYDTADYVNAGHRARQLLQQGPHERAAVLLVRSLANQGRLDDAARSCDAELVRHPACAELYVLQAMLRLEARHPQDAVRAARAALYLDRTLIVAHLLLGRALLGLRESERARHAFRHAGRLLASHPTDTPVAAADGEPVETLMRVVREHLSLLNEAA